One Rosa chinensis cultivar Old Blush chromosome 5, RchiOBHm-V2, whole genome shotgun sequence genomic region harbors:
- the LOC112164831 gene encoding cysteine-rich repeat secretory protein 38, whose product MKSSTSLLFIFATIIVAPAIVDAQCTTNADYCWSCNTTTNATTAYKQNLNTLLVSLSSNNQTNYGFLNLSLGTGTNKVNVIALCRGDLAQDQCRSCYGEANIILSQNCSNHHEAIIWALRCTVRYSNITMFGIEEDEPARLLPSPNSASNPEDFKLVLNPLLETLSRNASSGDSMKKFAAGHAPVPAGSETNQTIYASAQCSPDLDKQNCSECLEDSIKDIPKCCEGKDGGRVLKPSCTLRFEGGMFYEPSADSLINISTATPPPTATEGNKTSNITIKVSPSSFFQLLLLVLCLSSALVLF is encoded by the exons ATGAAATCTTCAACATCGTTGCTTTTCATTTTTGCCACTATTATCGTTGCTCCGGCCATAGTTGACGCTCAATGCACTACCAATGCTGACTACTGCTGGAGCTGTAATACTACTACTAATGCCACCACCGCCTacaaacaaaacctcaacacaCTCCTCGTCTCTTTGTCTTCCAACAACCAAACCAACTACGGGTTCCTCAATTTGTCTCTGGGAACTGGCACCAACAAAGTGAATGTAATTGCACTCTGTAGAGGAGACCTTGCCCAAGACCAGTGTCGTAGTTGTTACGGCGAAGCCAACATCATTCTCTCTCAGAATTGCTCTAATCATCACGAAGCAATCATATGGGCCCTGCGTTGCACTGTTCGATACTCGAACATCACCATGTTCGGAATCGAAGAAGACGAGCCCGCTCGGTTGTTGCCGAGCCCTAACAGTGCGTCAAACCCTGAAGATTTCAAGCTGGTGCTTAATCCCTTGTTGGAAACTTTGAGCCGAAATGCATCATCGGGGGATTCGATGAAGAAATTTGCAGCAGGACATGCGCCTGTCCCTGCAGGAAGTGAAACAAATCAAACCATATATGCAAGTGCTCAGTGCAGTCCTGATCTGGACAAGCAAAACTGCAGTGAGTGCCTTGAAGATTCTATTAAGGATATTCCTAAATGTTGTGAAGGAAAGGATGGAGGGAGGGTTCTTAAACCCAGCTGTACTCTGAGGTTTGAGGGAGGAATGTTCTATGAGCCTTCAGCTGATTCGCTAATAAACATTTCTACAGCCACTCCGCCCCCTACAGCCACAGAAG gaaaTAAAACAAGTAACATAACGATAAAAGTATCACCATCATCGTTCTTCCAATTGCTATTGTTAGTATTATGCTTATCATCAGCATTGGTCTTGTTTTAG